TTACGGGGCTGGTTTGCTATCCTTATCGCGTTTCTTGGCGCCATACTCATTGCCGGACCGACATTGAAATCGACCAGCCTTACCACCGGTAATTTCCTTTCGCTGGGCGGTGCGTTGTGTGCCGCCTGTTATGTAATTTTAGGAAGAAAACTCCGGAGTGGACTGTCCCTGCTCAATTACATCTATCCGGTTTACACCATCGCCGCGCTGCTCCTTCTTCTCTTTGCCCTTGTCAGCCGAACTCCGCTTCTTGGCTACCCGATGAAAACCTATCTACTTGTCCTTCTCCTTGCCTTGGGACCTCAAATTCTCGGTCACACCAGTTTTAACTGGGCGCTGAAGTACCTTCCCGCACCGGTGGTTGCGATGTCCATTCTCGGCGAACCAATCGGCACTACCATCCTTTCTGCCCTTCTTTTACACCAGCCACCAACGCCACTCGAACTTGCCGGTGGACTGCTAATCGGCACCGGCATCTATCTTGTCGCAAGTAAGTCCTGATTCAATCTGAACCCCACCTGCCCGGCATCATCTTTAAACTACTTTACATCAAACCAAGTGCCCGCTCTAAAGCCGATGCGGCGTTTTCATTCAGCGTAGCACACTCCCGGAGAAGGGTTATTGCTTTGCTGTCAGATACCCACTCTTCAAGCCCGGTTTCAATGCGAGACGGCAAATGGCTTTTCAACCTTTCAAGATTTTTTAACGAGCCCTGAAAAAAGTTTGCCGCCTCTTTTAGCGCCCCAGCCGCACTCTTCCACTTTTTAACCAGCCGCTGACAAAAACCGGCCGCAAACATCTGCAGTTCCCAGTAACACATCAGATTAAATGCATTACCTACCGGGTCGGCTCGTCCTCTTTCCAGAATATCCGCCCAGCTGCGAAATGCACTTGCCCCATAATAGTAATTGCTATCAAAACAGGCATGCTGACCCCGCAGCAACTTTACGCCCCGGCTTATCGCCTGGCGTTCCTGCAACTCGCTCTCGGTTTTAATCCGGTCGCCAAAAAACAGCGCTGCCAGCCGCCACGGTGCCTTAAGATTATCAAACCGAATCGGTGGTTCTGGTTCCTCATCCGGTCCTAAAAGTTTTTCCTCTTCCCGGCTCCGACTGCTCCTTGATGACCGTACTAAATAAGAGTCGCCCCGATAACCGTACACGATACCGAACTCGGGCGCCTCTCCTGCACCCCAGACGATACAGCATCTTCCGGCGTCAATCTCAGCCCGCACCCGTTCAAAAAGTTCAACTTCTAACTCGGAATCATCTGCGCCCCGTTCCACCGCCACCAGCTCGGTCTCAACTCCCAGCGCCTGAGTCCCTTCCACCAGCACCTCCCAGTCAAAGGCAACCGGACCGGTGGGCAAAATTTCCGGGTCAATATTAACGACAAATGCGTAGCCGCTCATCCCGGCGACATCGGTAAAATCGCATTTCACCCCCCGGGTCCGCAAAACACTGGTTACCGCGCCGACATAACTCACCCAGGACCAGGGCGGCATCAATTTTACTCTAACAACATTTTCGGTTGCCTGATTACTGTCCATAAACCACCTTATCTTACTCCGTATCCCAATTAGATGTCAACACTATTTTTTCTCTAACCATTGCAGTGGGTCCACCGCTTTACCACCAATCCGCATTTCAAAGTGCAAAACATCTCCGCTCATTCCGATTGTATCACCGGCAACAACTTCGTCACCGCTACGGACCTTTAACTCAATCAGCCGGGAATAAATCGAATGATACCCGCCGCCATGTTCTACAATCACCATCAACCCCTGCCCCATAAAAAAATCGGCATAACTCACCCTGCCCTTCCCAACCGCTCGCACCGCACTGTTACTCTTACAACTGATATCAATCCCGGAATTTTTTGTCTTTGTGCCATACTTCGGATCAACCTGAACTCCAAATTGCCCGACAACAACTCCGGAAACTGGCCAGGGTAATTTTCCTTTTCTCTCCTCGAGCGGATGTTTTTGTGATATTTGCGCTGGCTGTGTCTTTGCCTTTCGTTCCCGACGCGCTCGACCATAACGCGGTGTACCGGTGTAAAGAACTGAACACCCAACCAGCACTGTTATGCCCGCCACAACCAGCAATCTATGCCACACCACTAAAACCTTCTACTATTCTTAGAGCCAAAGTCAACCCTGACCCGGATAAAAAAAGCCACGCCCGGTTACTTCAGGCGTGGCTTTACCCCAGTCGTTATTTATGGGAAAATTCCGCGTTCCTTATACACCTTCTCCAATCGAGTTAGGGCAACAATGTACGCTGCGGTACGCCAGTCTACGCCGTACTTCTCTGCTGCCTCTTTTACCCGATGGTACGCCGGAACTATCTTCTTGTAAAGTTTGCAATCAACCTCTTGCAACTCCCAGTACTCGCTACGCTTATTCTGCAACCATTCAAAATAGGAAACAATCACACCGCCCGAGTTACAGAGAATGTCCGGTAACACATCAATGCCCCGTTTTGCCAGTATTGCATCACCTTCAGGATTGGTTGGGCCATTTGCTCCTTCGGCAACCAGTTTCACATTGAGCATCGGCGCAGTCTCTTCCGTAATCTGGTTTTCGAGAGCCGCGGGAATGAATATGTCTGCCTTTGTACTTAGGAACTCGCTGTGGCTAATTGGCTTTGCCTTGGGATAACCTTTGACACCACCGTGCTTTTGAACATAGCCGGTCAAATCGTCCGGGTCAATACCATCGGGATTGGCAATTGATCCGGTCACATCTTCAACCGCCAGCAACTTCGAGCCAAGCGGTTTCATCAGCCGTGCCGCCCAGGAACCAACATTGCCAAACCCCTGAACAATATATGTTGCACCGTTCAGGTCGAAATTGTGGTCTTTTGCCCATTCCCGGATAAGAAAAACTACTCCCTGACCGGTCGCCTTATCCCGTCCGATACTACCGCCCGATTCAATCGGTTTCCCGGTCACAACATGCAGACAGCGCTGACGCTCATATGCCGGCATCATCGACTGGTAGGTATCCAGAATCCATGCCATGATTTGCGGATTGGTATTGACATCCGGTGCCGGTATATCATATTCCGGTCCGATTGTATTCCCCAGAGCAAATGCAAAGCGTCGCGTAATCCGCTCCAGCTCAGAGAAAGAGTACTGAGACGGGTCCAGTTGAATGCCACCCTTGGCACCACCGAACGGAATGTTGACAATTGCCGACTTCCAGGTCATCCAAGTCGCCAGTGCCCGAACCTCATCGATATCCACTGCCGGGTGAAATCGTAAGCCACCCTTGAATGGACCAAGGGCGTTGTTATGTTGAACCCGGTAACCGGTAAACACCTCAATCCGACCGTCATCCATCTTGACCGGGAAATGAACAACGATTTCGTTCATCGTCGTCCCGAGAATCTTGCGCACCCCGGGGTCAAGATTCATTATGTCGGCGGCACGATTGAACTGGGTGACCACATCCTCATATACACTCCGGCGTTTCTGATTGCCGACCGATTTTGGCAGCATCGCCCGTTTACTGCGGACTGTCGTAATCGTCTTCATTTTTCATCCTCCTGTTAACTTTTCAAAGTTACTGATACTCTTCACAGTGCCAGACACCAATTTCGCTGTTACGAATTGCACACTCTTTTCGATTCTCGCAGTTGGCACAAAGCCCTTTGTACTCGTCCCACTCCCGCATATCCTCAACGGTAGGCGCCACCACCGGAACTACTTCCTCTTCAACCGTTGGTACATAAGATTCAAACTCTTCGCAAAAGACCACTGGCTGTGTCTGATTAAGCCGAAACGAACAGTTTTTAGCATGATTACAGGTTAGACACAACCCGCTAACGACAGTTTCCTTTTCTTTTACTGTCGCCTGCTTTCTTTGTTTTGCTTTCCTTTCCGATATTCTTTTGGTCTTAGTTATAACCGCCATATTCTACCTCCTTAAGGTTTTCGATTTCTTAACTACCATTACCACCTTATTCTTCCTCTCCCTTATTCCCCCAAAACAATAGTTAGCATCTCCTGTGCCATTGCGCATTTATCCTTTCATTTAATTGGGTCTTTTGTTAACTATTTGAAAAATTGTGGCTTAAATATCCGAAACTTTACACAAAAACCTCAACCATTGGTATAAATTAGTGCCGGAATTGGGGTAAAAATACCCGGTGGGGAAAATTTCCCTATTCTTTGATTTTATTTCTCAGGGTTTTTCGGTCTATTCCGAGGATTTGAGCGGCTTTGGTTATATTACCATTGACGCTTAATAGCACCTGCTTAATATAATCCCTTTCCACCTCTTCAAGTGTTCGGTTCAACTTCAACTCGCTTGTTAATGAAAAGCGCATATGCGCAGGCAAATCTGGGACATCAATCGTATCGGAATCGCACATTACCAGCAGGCGCTGAATCAAATTTTCCAGTTCGCGTACATTACCGGGCCATTCGTACCTTCTCAAAATCTGAAGCGCCTCGTCTGAAAATCTCGGTACGCCTCGTCCCATTTCTCGGGCAAACTTTTCTAAAAAGTGGTTGGCAAGAAGTAAAATGTCATCTTCCCGTTCCCGCAGCGGTGGCACCATTATTGTAAGCACATTCAACCGGAAAAACAGGTCCTCACGAAACGCCCCTTTCTGAACAAGATTTAACAAATCTTTGTTGGTCGCCGCCATTATTCTCACATCCACCTTGTATGCTTTAGTATCACCAACCATCCGCACCTCTTTATCCTGCAGAACGCGGAGAAGTTTCACCTGCATCGAAAGACTGGTCTCACTGATTTCGTCAAGAAAAATTGACCCGCCTTCTGCCGTCTGGAAGAAACCAGCCCGGGTCTCATTGGCGCCGGTAAACGCCCCTTTTACATAACCGAACAACTCACTTTCCAATAACCCTTCGGGAATGCCGCCACAGTTAACAGGCACAAATGGCGCCGACGACCGTTTGCTTGAGTAATGAATCGCCCGGGCAACAAGTTCTTTGCCCGTGCCGCTTTCACCGGTTATCAACACGGTCGCGGAAACTTTTGCCGCCCGTTCGATTGTGGCAAAAACGCGCTTCATAACCCGAGACTCACCGATTAAACCAGGGTAGAACCGCTGTACCGAACTTGTCTCAATTCGACTGCATCGACGCAGTCTTAATTTCTCTAGCACCTGCTTTACTGCTTTAAGCAACTCTTCGTCGGTAAACGGTTTAACAAGATACTCCTCGGCTCCGGTCTTAACCGCCTGGACCGCACTTTCCACTGTTGCATATCCGGTGATTACCATTACCTCGGTATCCCGAAAATTCTCCCTGACAAATCTCACCAGGTCAAGCCCACTGGCTCCAGGCATCTTCAGGTCCGTTATCACGAGGTCTACAGGATGGACCTCCAGCACCTTCAAAGCATCAGAAACATTAAGAGCGGTGTAAACTCTGTAGCCAGCAGCCGTTAAATTGCGTTCCAGAACCTCAAGCGTATCCTGAACATCATCAACTACTAATAGGGTTGCCTCAGTTCTGTCTTGACTCATCAATAACCTCACTTTCGTTGAGCGCCCCTCCACCAATTGGTAAGACTACATCAAACCGGCTCCCTTTTCCAGGTTCGCTTTTCACAATAATCTCGCCACCATGAGCGGTAACAATTCCATGCGCTACCGATAGCCCCAGCCCGGTACCTTCACCAGGTGGCTTGGTTGTAAAAAAGGGGACAAAAATCTGTCTCTTTACATCCTCGGTCATACCAACACCGGTATCTTCAACACTTAGGACAACACTCCTATCTTTTGATGCGGTGGCTATCGTCAATTTGCCTCCACCGGGCATTGCCTGAATTGCGTTGACCACAAGATTTACCAGTACCTGATGCAACTGGGAAGGGTCTGCAAAAATCTCGGGCAAATTTGGGCTTAACTCCTTTACAACTTCTATTCCCGCTTTGGCACAGCGGCTGAGCAGGAAATAAAGGCCATCGGTTACCAGTTCGTTTAAGTTCACCCGGGTCCGATTGGGGGGCTTCTGACGAGCAAATAGCATCAGTTTACCAACAACTTCTCGTGCGTGCAATGCGGCTCGAACAATTCGCTCAATATCTCTTTGTGCCTGTTCGGAAAGCCCTGGCACCTTCAAAGCAAGCTGTGCAAAACCCAGGATGTTTGCCAGGGGTTCATTCAACTCGTGGGCAACGCCTGC
The nucleotide sequence above comes from candidate division WOR-3 bacterium. Encoded proteins:
- a CDS encoding peptidoglycan DD-metalloendopeptidase family protein, which gives rise to MVWHRLLVVAGITVLVGCSVLYTGTPRYGRARRERKAKTQPAQISQKHPLEERKGKLPWPVSGVVVGQFGVQVDPKYGTKTKNSGIDISCKSNSAVRAVGKGRVSYADFFMGQGLMVIVEHGGGYHSIYSRLIELKVRSGDEVVAGDTIGMSGDVLHFEMRIGGKAVDPLQWLEKK
- a CDS encoding Glu/Leu/Phe/Val dehydrogenase — translated: MLPKSVGNQKRRSVYEDVVTQFNRAADIMNLDPGVRKILGTTMNEIVVHFPVKMDDGRIEVFTGYRVQHNNALGPFKGGLRFHPAVDIDEVRALATWMTWKSAIVNIPFGGAKGGIQLDPSQYSFSELERITRRFAFALGNTIGPEYDIPAPDVNTNPQIMAWILDTYQSMMPAYERQRCLHVVTGKPIESGGSIGRDKATGQGVVFLIREWAKDHNFDLNGATYIVQGFGNVGSWAARLMKPLGSKLLAVEDVTGSIANPDGIDPDDLTGYVQKHGGVKGYPKAKPISHSEFLSTKADIFIPAALENQITEETAPMLNVKLVAEGANGPTNPEGDAILAKRGIDVLPDILCNSGGVIVSYFEWLQNKRSEYWELQEVDCKLYKKIVPAYHRVKEAAEKYGVDWRTAAYIVALTRLEKVYKERGIFP
- a CDS encoding DMT family transporter; the protein is MPVSRARIFLVLLFGIGVASFASIIIRVTPAPSPMIAAGRMLFTSIILTPFFIKNLRTHRNELTPARWRWALLAGFFLAGHFILWIESLKHTTVVSSVVLVAMNPIFVALIAPVFLKEHLSLRGWFAILIAFLGAILIAGPTLKSTSLTTGNFLSLGGALCAACYVILGRKLRSGLSLLNYIYPVYTIAALLLLLFALVSRTPLLGYPMKTYLLVLLLALGPQILGHTSFNWALKYLPAPVVAMSILGEPIGTTILSALLLHQPPTPLELAGGLLIGTGIYLVASKS
- a CDS encoding sigma-54-dependent Fis family transcriptional regulator, whose product is MSQDRTEATLLVVDDVQDTLEVLERNLTAAGYRVYTALNVSDALKVLEVHPVDLVITDLKMPGASGLDLVRFVRENFRDTEVMVITGYATVESAVQAVKTGAEEYLVKPFTDEELLKAVKQVLEKLRLRRCSRIETSSVQRFYPGLIGESRVMKRVFATIERAAKVSATVLITGESGTGKELVARAIHYSSKRSSAPFVPVNCGGIPEGLLESELFGYVKGAFTGANETRAGFFQTAEGGSIFLDEISETSLSMQVKLLRVLQDKEVRMVGDTKAYKVDVRIMAATNKDLLNLVQKGAFREDLFFRLNVLTIMVPPLREREDDILLLANHFLEKFAREMGRGVPRFSDEALQILRRYEWPGNVRELENLIQRLLVMCDSDTIDVPDLPAHMRFSLTSELKLNRTLEEVERDYIKQVLLSVNGNITKAAQILGIDRKTLRNKIKE